A part of Hippea maritima DSM 10411 genomic DNA contains:
- a CDS encoding chloride channel protein, with product MFWLKHMSRIKPKDAIENCKESIKCTHFNWIEIAAYILKWIPFSAICGIIVGLIASLFDYFVLLINTTIPNKPLFVATFAVLVAMITGLYIKNDATIAGPGINYVLNHMEKPVSFKSLIKKFIISVLALSGVFTAGREGPSFFIGSSISLYLSKTIKLKEGYSRKIALIGAGAFTSALLKAPLGGAIFALEIAYVSDMEYESFPQVLIASVFSYLVFSFLRGKHSLMNLSGVSTAWSIHSIPMLMLLGLVIALATYIFISSFHFANCISSFIAPVFRPIVGVILALPLLVILLSHDKLDLLNASVNYQALTNISVIHLSIYQSLKYLLLMMSIIPLTIGFGISGGLILPSLIMGAILGNLFGGLFNENIVLFSLSGMAAFLAATAKTPLAAIVLVLEISQTDLIIPLTASVIVSYIFSYGVNAYTSQQECKLNLPIQ from the coding sequence ATGTTTTGGTTAAAACATATGTCTCGAATAAAGCCAAAAGACGCCATTGAAAACTGCAAAGAATCCATAAAATGTACGCATTTCAACTGGATAGAAATAGCAGCTTATATATTAAAATGGATACCATTCTCTGCCATATGCGGTATTATTGTAGGGTTAATTGCAAGCTTGTTCGACTATTTTGTTCTACTCATAAATACAACTATACCAAACAAACCTCTTTTCGTGGCAACATTTGCTGTCTTGGTCGCTATGATTACAGGATTATATATAAAAAACGATGCAACAATAGCAGGACCCGGGATAAATTATGTACTAAATCATATGGAGAAACCTGTTTCGTTTAAATCTCTCATAAAAAAGTTTATCATAAGTGTTTTAGCACTCTCAGGTGTATTTACAGCAGGAAGAGAAGGTCCATCTTTTTTTATAGGATCATCCATCTCATTGTATCTATCCAAAACAATAAAATTAAAAGAGGGATATAGTAGAAAAATAGCGCTAATAGGTGCTGGAGCTTTCACATCAGCTCTGCTTAAAGCTCCGTTAGGCGGGGCCATATTTGCCTTAGAGATAGCTTATGTGTCAGACATGGAGTATGAATCATTTCCACAGGTACTCATAGCATCGGTCTTTAGTTATTTGGTTTTTTCGTTTCTAAGGGGAAAACATAGCTTAATGAATTTAAGCGGCGTATCGACAGCATGGAGTATACACAGCATACCTATGCTCATGCTTCTTGGGCTTGTTATAGCTTTAGCAACATACATCTTTATAAGCTCGTTTCACTTTGCAAATTGCATCTCATCATTTATAGCTCCAGTTTTTAGACCTATTGTTGGTGTAATTTTGGCACTACCATTACTTGTAATTCTATTAAGTCATGACAAATTAGACCTTCTAAATGCAAGCGTCAATTATCAAGCTCTAACTAACATATCGGTTATACATTTAAGCATATATCAATCACTAAAATACCTTTTGCTTATGATGTCTATAATTCCTCTAACTATAGGTTTTGGGATTTCTGGCGGTTTGATTCTTCCAAGCCTAATAATGGGAGCCATTTTAGGCAACCTTTTTGGTGGTTTATTTAATGAGAACATCGTACTGTTTAGCCTAAGCGGAATGGCAGCTTTTTTAGCCGCTACTGCCAAAACACCTTTGGCAGCTATAGTGCTGGTGCTTGAGATAAGCCAAACAGACTTAATAATACCCCTAACTGCTTCGGTTATTGTAAGTTATATCTTCTCATACGGCGTAAACGCATATACCTCTCAGCAGGAATGCAAACTAAACCTACCTATACAATAA
- a CDS encoding AI-2E family transporter, with translation MRSAFIGLFLVIIAIAFTAIMLPFWKSLVWGVTIAIVFYPLFERLSKKISSKNIASLLTILIVLIIIALPITLGVYIMVDESEKFMGNIENIKSSFNTIIVKIQNFSKLKIFAPYIDKLDDALFSLIKNTGVLITKNVGAIFSQTYTIAAEFLFSFIIAFYLIRDADDFLNYISSIIDDKESFYKILKSIRDSINATVLGGVLTAFIQGIIGAIGFLIVGLNAFFLWMFLIAMFSFVPLVGTAVIWIPAAIYLLISGAYIKGAFILAWGSLAIGTVDNYFRPIIISSKINIHSMVLFFGILGSIVVFGPIGIILGPVIISVGDVLVKTYVSNKAKRRH, from the coding sequence ATGAGATCTGCATTTATTGGACTTTTTCTTGTAATCATCGCTATAGCCTTTACGGCTATAATGCTTCCTTTCTGGAAGTCCTTGGTGTGGGGTGTTACCATAGCCATAGTTTTTTACCCTCTATTTGAGCGACTCAGCAAAAAGATAAGCAGTAAAAATATTGCATCTCTTTTAACAATACTAATTGTGCTCATAATCATAGCCCTGCCAATAACATTGGGTGTTTATATTATGGTTGATGAATCTGAGAAATTCATGGGAAACATAGAAAACATAAAAAGTTCATTCAACACAATAATAGTTAAGATTCAAAACTTCTCAAAACTCAAGATATTTGCACCCTACATCGACAAGTTAGATGATGCTTTGTTTAGTCTTATAAAAAACACAGGCGTATTGATTACAAAAAATGTAGGCGCTATCTTTTCACAAACATACACAATTGCCGCTGAATTTTTATTTTCCTTTATCATAGCATTCTATCTCATTCGCGATGCTGATGATTTTTTAAACTATATATCATCTATTATAGACGACAAGGAAAGTTTCTATAAAATACTAAAATCCATACGCGATAGCATAAATGCCACGGTGTTAGGCGGGGTTTTAACAGCCTTTATTCAAGGTATCATAGGTGCTATTGGATTTCTTATTGTGGGGTTGAATGCCTTTTTTTTATGGATGTTTCTTATTGCCATGTTTTCATTTGTTCCATTAGTAGGAACAGCCGTTATTTGGATTCCTGCAGCAATTTATCTACTTATAAGCGGCGCATACATAAAAGGAGCATTTATATTAGCATGGGGAAGCCTTGCCATAGGAACTGTGGATAACTACTTCAGACCCATCATCATAAGCAGCAAAATAAACATACACTCAATGGTTTTGTTCTTTGGCATATTGGGTTCTATAGTAGTTTTTGGTCCTATAGGAATAATACTTGGTCCTGTAATCATCTCCGTAGGGGATGTTTTGGTTAAAACATATGTCTCGAATAAAGCCAAAAGACGCCATTGA
- a CDS encoding polysaccharide deacetylase family protein, whose translation MGSLILCYHSINYGQRIDPDTFEENLKALKESGFRPIKLSEIHDYLSQNKPLPEKTVHITFDDGYADNYIYAYPILKKYGFFATIFVVANKVSEGIKRATYDELVGMNIANQVNKLIEKSHFVSWDELIDMQQSGVFEVGSHSLNHKACFCCPKIHTFNSDNSYEWFLELTNDRRLGVPIYQKKWECTTLCMKDDLALRDYLADFVKNSGGVLFFRRRDAKSILRKMAKSYIKKHGLDINYDTQKDKEERIKRELQLSKQKLEENLGKKVDFFCYPWGHYDADVIYELQNSGYKAGLTLNVGLVEKNTYPYLLPRVEVRADPRWFKKRLKIYSRPAFAKIYSKVYHWI comes from the coding sequence ATGGGAAGTCTAATTCTTTGTTATCACAGCATTAACTATGGTCAAAGAATAGACCCAGATACATTTGAAGAAAACCTGAAAGCCCTAAAAGAGTCAGGCTTTAGACCTATAAAGCTCAGCGAAATACACGATTATCTATCTCAAAATAAACCACTGCCAGAAAAAACCGTTCATATAACCTTCGACGATGGCTATGCCGATAACTACATCTACGCATATCCTATACTCAAAAAATACGGTTTCTTTGCCACTATATTCGTTGTTGCAAATAAGGTATCCGAAGGCATAAAAAGAGCAACCTATGATGAGCTTGTTGGTATGAACATAGCAAACCAGGTCAATAAATTAATAGAAAAATCCCACTTTGTAAGCTGGGATGAGTTAATTGATATGCAACAAAGTGGTGTATTTGAAGTTGGAAGCCATTCATTAAACCACAAGGCCTGTTTTTGTTGTCCTAAAATACACACTTTCAACTCAGACAACTCCTACGAATGGTTTTTAGAACTTACAAACGACAGACGTTTAGGCGTGCCAATTTATCAAAAAAAATGGGAGTGTACCACTCTATGCATGAAGGATGATTTAGCTTTAAGAGATTATCTTGCGGATTTTGTAAAAAATTCTGGTGGGGTACTTTTTTTTAGAAGAAGAGATGCAAAGTCTATTTTAAGGAAGATGGCAAAATCCTACATAAAAAAACATGGTTTGGACATCAACTACGATACACAAAAGGACAAAGAGGAACGTATAAAAAGGGAATTGCAGCTATCAAAACAAAAATTAGAGGAAAATTTGGGTAAAAAAGTAGATTTTTTCTGCTATCCATGGGGACACTACGATGCGGATGTAATCTATGAACTTCAAAACTCAGGCTACAAGGCAGGTTTAACGCTTAATGTAGGCCTTGTTGAGAAAAACACATACCCTTATCTGCTCCCCAGAGTAGAAGTTAGAGCAGATCCAAGATGGTTCAAAAAGAGACTTAAAATTTACTCAAGGCCTGCATTTGCAAAAATCTATTCCAAGGTTTATCATTGGATATGA
- a CDS encoding TIGR00266 family protein, whose translation MRCHEVDYEILGDDMQIVEVELDPNETVIAEAGAMNYMEEGITFEAKLGDGSDADSGLLGKLFKAGKRMLAQESLFLTHFTNRDSKKRKVAFSAPYPGKIIPVDMGKLQGDLLCQKDAFLCAAYGTSIDIAFTKRFGTGLFGGEGFILERLSGDGMVFIHAGGTVIKKQLNGEKLRVDTGCIVAFDESIDYSIEMVKGLKSMFFGGEGLFLATLQGYGTVYLQSLPFSRLADRIIENAPVAGGSQKGEGSILGGLGRLLDGDND comes from the coding sequence ATGAGGTGCCATGAAGTTGATTATGAAATATTGGGCGACGATATGCAGATAGTCGAAGTTGAATTAGACCCAAATGAAACGGTAATAGCAGAAGCAGGAGCAATGAATTACATGGAAGAGGGCATAACCTTTGAGGCAAAATTGGGTGATGGCTCAGATGCAGACAGCGGACTCTTAGGTAAACTGTTTAAGGCTGGGAAAAGGATGTTGGCCCAAGAATCTCTATTTTTGACACACTTTACAAACAGGGATTCAAAAAAAAGAAAAGTGGCATTCTCAGCACCTTATCCCGGAAAAATAATTCCCGTTGATATGGGAAAACTTCAGGGTGATCTTTTATGTCAAAAGGATGCGTTTCTATGTGCTGCATATGGCACAAGTATAGATATAGCTTTCACTAAACGCTTTGGTACAGGCCTATTTGGTGGCGAAGGTTTTATCTTAGAAAGGCTTTCGGGTGATGGTATGGTATTTATTCATGCTGGTGGTACAGTAATAAAAAAACAGCTAAATGGTGAGAAACTAAGGGTTGATACAGGATGTATTGTGGCGTTTGATGAGTCAATCGACTATTCAATAGAGATGGTAAAAGGACTGAAGTCAATGTTTTTTGGAGGAGAAGGGCTGTTTTTAGCCACCCTTCAAGGCTATGGAACCGTTTACCTTCAAAGCTTACCGTTTTCAAGATTGGCAGACAGGATAATAGAGAATGCACCAGTAGCAGGTGGATCTCAGAAAGGAGAAGGCTCAATTTTAGGCGGACTGGGAAGATTACTTGATGGGGATAACGACTGA
- a CDS encoding Sec-independent protein translocase subunit TatA/TatB — MIGTPELIVIAVIALFIVGPKRLPEILRGMAYLYKNITKAMDELKKELEEDLEEINEVNPKKQIEKKWEEFLKDEEEDKKRPK, encoded by the coding sequence TTGATAGGTACGCCAGAGCTCATAGTTATTGCCGTAATAGCGCTTTTTATAGTAGGACCAAAGAGATTGCCAGAGATCTTGAGGGGTATGGCGTATCTATATAAAAATATAACTAAAGCTATGGATGAACTTAAAAAAGAGCTTGAAGAGGATTTAGAGGAAATAAATGAGGTAAACCCAAAAAAACAGATTGAAAAGAAATGGGAAGAGTTTTTGAAGGATGAAGAAGAGGATAAAAAAAGACCCAAATAA
- the tatC gene encoding twin-arginine translocase subunit TatC, protein MKKRIKKDPNNMTLLEHIEELRIRLLWIVGGILVALVGMFSYSQKVIEIAVKPLKDALPAGSKIIFTGVTEAFWVRVEAALVAAIIVSIPFTFYQIWLFIKPGLKENERKFAIPFVFVFSVLFVGGAMFAYWVVLPLGFKFLLKYGGKDLSAMPSIKQYMSLFLKMITSFGLVFELPIISFILARMGVINGKDLLKKFDYALLVIFFVAAILTPPDVFTQFLMAAPLTLLYILSIIIAYVFSTKDNT, encoded by the coding sequence ATGAAGAAGAGGATAAAAAAAGACCCAAATAATATGACCCTGCTTGAGCATATAGAAGAACTAAGGATAAGACTTCTATGGATAGTAGGGGGTATTTTAGTTGCCTTAGTTGGTATGTTCTCTTACTCGCAGAAGGTTATAGAGATTGCCGTAAAGCCATTAAAAGATGCCCTACCTGCGGGTAGTAAGATTATATTTACCGGTGTTACAGAGGCATTCTGGGTTAGAGTTGAGGCTGCTTTAGTTGCTGCAATTATAGTTAGTATCCCATTTACATTTTATCAGATTTGGCTATTTATAAAACCGGGACTAAAGGAAAATGAAAGAAAATTTGCAATACCTTTCGTTTTTGTTTTTAGCGTGTTGTTTGTAGGTGGTGCAATGTTTGCCTATTGGGTGGTTTTGCCGCTCGGATTTAAGTTTTTGCTTAAGTATGGTGGAAAGGACCTATCAGCGATGCCCAGCATAAAACAGTATATGTCTCTATTTTTAAAGATGATAACATCGTTTGGCCTTGTGTTTGAACTGCCCATAATTTCATTTATACTTGCCCGTATGGGTGTGATAAACGGTAAAGATTTACTTAAAAAATTCGATTATGCCTTGCTTGTTATATTCTTTGTTGCAGCTATTCTAACACCCCCGGATGTGTTTACCCAGTTTCTGATGGCCGCACCTTTGACACTTCTTTATATTTTGAGTATTATCATAGCGTATGTATTTTCAACAAAAGATAATACTTGA
- a CDS encoding prepilin peptidase, translating into MYFQQKIILDLIAFIFGLIIGSFLNVCIYRIPLGKSIVWPASFCPNCKQKIRWHDNIPVVSFILLKGRCRYCKSKISPIYPVVELLTGLLTLFVFMRFGLSLDGVFYLVFVYSLIVASFVDLKHYIIPDRISLGLIAVGLVFGYIRGDFLGSLYGFLAGFFGLYIMAIIGSWVFKKEAMGGGDIKLLGGIGAFLGIKGVLFSLFSASLFGSFVGIALILFGKKSYADKLQFGPYLSVGAVLYIFIGKQLIFYLYGW; encoded by the coding sequence ATGTATTTTCAACAAAAGATAATACTTGATTTAATAGCCTTTATCTTTGGCTTGATTATAGGTAGTTTTTTAAATGTATGTATATACAGGATACCTTTGGGTAAATCTATTGTTTGGCCGGCATCGTTTTGTCCAAACTGTAAGCAGAAGATAAGATGGCATGATAATATACCGGTTGTGAGTTTTATTCTGCTTAAAGGCAGATGCAGGTATTGTAAATCGAAGATATCACCTATCTATCCTGTTGTTGAGCTTTTAACTGGTCTTTTGACGCTTTTTGTGTTTATGAGATTTGGTTTGAGTCTTGATGGGGTGTTTTATCTTGTTTTTGTGTATAGCCTTATAGTTGCAAGTTTTGTTGACCTTAAGCATTACATAATACCGGATAGGATAAGCTTGGGCTTGATTGCCGTTGGATTGGTTTTTGGTTATATAAGGGGTGATTTTTTGGGCTCACTCTATGGTTTTTTAGCTGGTTTCTTTGGCCTTTATATAATGGCTATTATAGGAAGCTGGGTTTTTAAGAAAGAGGCTATGGGAGGTGGCGATATAAAGCTTTTGGGTGGGATAGGTGCTTTTCTTGGTATAAAAGGCGTTTTATTTTCACTGTTTTCTGCGTCCTTATTTGGTAGTTTTGTTGGGATTGCTCTTATTCTATTTGGCAAGAAATCCTATGCGGATAAATTGCAGTTTGGGCCTTATCTTTCAGTTGGGGCTGTTCTTTATATATTTATAGGCAAACAGTTAATATTCTATCTTTACGGTTGGTGA
- a CDS encoding LptF/LptG family permease — translation MLKKLDRYILKSLIVSFVISFFVIAVVMLIGDLVKLYDLLFGKGSSFIVLLKILGYTVVFLLAFIVPMALTIAINYVYSDLSNNSEITAIRSCGISLFRVYFPAFLFSVAVFVFLFYSIAFVAPKARLSYRVEIAKTFRNKVYAALKPNMFYDKVDGVMWIKNLSPDKKHLKDVFFAQKGKIFLAKKGDFKDIPSGILAEFFNVKMYSPSKSGFEYGSFDRYELAFLTGRGYFKPNKNNTRFMSFGEVVNYYSKSKSKDALYRINKIVSMSMSVFALSLIAFSFGITFSRSGKSAGIVASLFLFFMFYIILMLSESLCDATGNPYFIYLPNVVAFVFGSYIFYKKVKM, via the coding sequence ATGCTAAAAAAGCTTGACAGATATATATTAAAAAGTCTTATTGTTTCGTTTGTTATCTCATTTTTTGTTATAGCAGTGGTTATGCTGATAGGCGACCTTGTTAAACTTTACGATCTTTTATTTGGTAAAGGTTCAAGTTTTATTGTTTTGCTAAAAATTTTGGGTTATACGGTAGTTTTTTTGCTTGCTTTTATTGTTCCTATGGCTTTGACTATAGCTATAAACTATGTCTATTCGGATTTATCAAACAATTCTGAAATTACAGCTATACGCAGTTGCGGTATTTCTCTTTTTAGAGTTTACTTCCCAGCTTTTCTGTTTAGCGTTGCTGTTTTTGTATTTTTATTCTACAGTATAGCCTTTGTTGCGCCAAAGGCAAGACTATCATATAGGGTTGAGATTGCCAAAACATTCAGAAATAAGGTGTATGCTGCATTAAAACCCAACATGTTTTACGATAAGGTTGATGGTGTTATGTGGATAAAAAATCTCTCACCGGATAAAAAGCATCTAAAAGATGTATTCTTTGCTCAAAAGGGTAAAATTTTTTTAGCTAAGAAAGGCGATTTTAAAGATATACCTTCTGGAATTTTGGCTGAATTCTTTAATGTAAAGATGTACAGTCCTTCAAAAAGCGGTTTTGAGTATGGTAGTTTTGATAGATATGAGTTGGCCTTTTTGACAGGTAGAGGATATTTTAAACCCAATAAAAACAATACCAGATTTATGAGCTTTGGAGAAGTTGTTAATTACTATTCAAAGAGTAAAAGCAAGGATGCTCTATATAGGATAAACAAGATTGTATCTATGTCTATGAGTGTTTTTGCCCTTTCTTTAATTGCCTTTAGCTTTGGCATAACCTTTTCTCGAAGTGGTAAAAGTGCAGGTATCGTGGCGAGCTTATTTCTCTTTTTTATGTTCTACATAATATTAATGCTAAGCGAATCACTATGCGATGCTACAGGTAATCCTTATTTTATCTATCTTCCTAATGTGGTTGCGTTTGTTTTTGGCTCTTATATCTTCTATAAAAAGGTAAAAATGTAG
- the lnt gene encoding apolipoprotein N-acyltransferase, producing the protein MLDKLYNKTIYLASLPLIAAFFFSWLSFIAFIPFLYFLEKRPIKSTIFTFLPFLAFIYSGIYKSTHVYYGLNAIFALLLVIGLSIYHLFYLASSAYVFKKIKSNLLIFPILFVAFEVLKNKALYGLPLGNLNIFTYNLPFFIKDASIFGSMFVDLKILYLNLALLYLLKKEFKKSAVLAGAIFLSILIPTTKPISFKHISISLVQGNIPQDEKWENNLLSRNLNIYLSLSKGLKSDVVFWPESAYPYLFSKIYSKKIENLIHSNSFSLIFGAVIKDKEKYYNSVVLYSKNQLNYYNKQKLVPFAEFMPFSAILKMENYNLTEGKKNVIFKTKGVNIGPMVCYEENYPSISRLYKTSGIDILTVFTNDAWFDKTPTFYLFPRSDIYRAVENKTMLIRIANTGLSFIVAPDGKILNQLPTDKIGVLTTQLNIPLYTKTVYDRFGWLFDYLIVLFATFLPFYRRYKSQKQTQPH; encoded by the coding sequence ATGCTGGACAAACTATACAATAAAACAATATATCTCGCATCATTACCGCTTATTGCGGCTTTTTTCTTCTCGTGGCTAAGTTTTATTGCTTTTATTCCATTTTTGTACTTTTTAGAAAAAAGGCCGATAAAATCAACTATATTTACATTTTTGCCATTTTTGGCATTTATCTACAGCGGAATATATAAAAGCACACATGTATATTACGGCTTAAACGCCATCTTTGCGCTACTGCTTGTAATTGGTTTGTCAATTTACCATTTATTCTATCTTGCAAGCAGTGCTTATGTGTTTAAAAAGATCAAATCAAATCTATTGATTTTTCCAATCCTGTTTGTAGCATTTGAGGTTTTAAAAAACAAAGCACTTTATGGATTACCCCTTGGAAACCTAAACATATTTACATACAACTTACCCTTTTTTATCAAAGATGCATCAATATTTGGCTCTATGTTTGTGGATTTGAAAATACTTTACTTAAACTTAGCACTATTATATCTTTTAAAAAAAGAGTTTAAAAAATCTGCCGTTTTAGCTGGAGCGATTTTTTTATCTATACTTATACCAACCACAAAACCCATATCATTTAAACATATTTCTATATCTTTGGTGCAGGGAAATATACCTCAAGATGAAAAGTGGGAGAACAACCTGCTAAGCAGAAATTTAAACATATACTTATCTTTAAGCAAGGGATTAAAAAGTGATGTAGTATTTTGGCCTGAATCCGCCTATCCCTATCTTTTCAGCAAAATATACTCAAAAAAAATAGAAAACCTTATACATTCAAACAGCTTTTCCCTTATTTTTGGTGCTGTAATAAAGGATAAGGAAAAATATTACAACTCTGTAGTATTATATTCAAAAAACCAACTAAACTATTACAATAAACAGAAACTTGTACCATTTGCAGAATTCATGCCATTCTCAGCCATTCTTAAGATGGAAAACTACAACCTAACAGAAGGCAAAAAGAATGTTATTTTTAAAACAAAAGGGGTAAATATAGGCCCAATGGTGTGCTATGAAGAAAACTACCCGTCTATTTCAAGATTATATAAAACCTCTGGTATTGATATATTGACCGTATTTACAAATGATGCATGGTTTGACAAAACACCGACATTCTACTTGTTTCCAAGAAGTGACATATACAGGGCAGTAGAAAATAAAACAATGCTCATAAGAATTGCAAATACCGGTTTGAGTTTTATAGTGGCTCCAGATGGTAAAATCTTAAACCAACTACCAACTGACAAGATAGGGGTTCTAACAACACAGCTAAATATTCCACTATACACGAAAACCGTATACGATAGGTTTGGTTGGCTTTTCGACTACTTAATCGTACTCTTTGCTACATTTTTACCTTTTTATAGAAGATATAAGAGCCAAAAACAAACGCAACCACATTAG
- the fmt gene encoding methionyl-tRNA formyltransferase produces MRVLFFGTSEFAKEPLEALIKSKQFDVVGLISTPDAKGKRGKKLLQPPTKEVALEYGLEVFQPEKLKTEETINKIKEFNADVFVVVSYGKFIPNDILQLPNLKKSINIHPSILPKYRGPSPINYALLNGDDYTGVSLIDVIDRMDAGDIYMQWIEKIYPEDNYKTLHDRLSQIGSKMILCALENIDNLKPKVQDENLATYTKIIKKEDGQIDFKNETAQQIINKIKAFYVWPTAYFYLEGKMFKIFEAQLIKTDITKPAQVIKASKKELIIGCKEDAISIKTIQPQSKKAMPIEAFLAGYKFNAGQTIQ; encoded by the coding sequence ATGAGGGTGCTGTTTTTTGGTACAAGCGAATTTGCTAAAGAACCACTTGAGGCGCTCATAAAATCAAAGCAATTTGACGTTGTAGGTTTGATAAGTACACCTGATGCTAAAGGCAAAAGAGGAAAAAAACTTCTACAACCACCAACAAAAGAAGTGGCCTTGGAGTATGGATTGGAAGTGTTTCAGCCAGAAAAGCTAAAAACAGAGGAAACTATAAACAAAATAAAGGAATTTAATGCAGACGTGTTTGTTGTGGTATCATACGGTAAGTTTATACCCAATGACATTTTGCAACTCCCTAATCTAAAAAAATCTATTAACATTCACCCCTCTATCCTACCTAAGTACAGGGGGCCATCACCCATAAATTACGCCCTATTAAACGGTGATGACTACACAGGTGTTTCCCTAATTGACGTGATAGATAGAATGGATGCGGGTGATATCTATATGCAATGGATTGAAAAAATTTATCCAGAAGATAACTATAAAACTCTCCACGATAGACTATCTCAAATCGGCTCAAAGATGATACTATGCGCTTTAGAAAATATAGATAATTTAAAGCCCAAAGTTCAGGATGAAAACCTAGCAACATACACAAAAATTATAAAAAAAGAGGATGGCCAAATTGACTTTAAAAACGAAACAGCCCAGCAGATCATAAACAAGATTAAAGCTTTCTATGTGTGGCCAACAGCCTATTTCTATTTAGAAGGCAAAATGTTCAAAATATTCGAGGCTCAACTAATAAAAACTGATATAACAAAACCTGCTCAGGTGATAAAAGCATCAAAAAAGGAACTTATAATTGGCTGCAAAGAAGACGCTATATCAATAAAAACTATTCAGCCTCAGTCAAAAAAAGCTATGCCCATTGAGGCTTTTCTGGCTGGATATAAGTTTAATGCTGGACAAACTATACAATAA
- the def gene encoding peptide deformylase codes for MEVRVYPDGILRKKAKDVEKIDDRIVDLLNQMRETMYKFNGIGLAAEQVGLQEKLVVIDLRPDGKNQPIELINPVIIASEGIFEEHEEGCLSVPGYYDVVKDRKKWIKVKYLDRNENEQILETDEFLSVVIQHEIDHLNGKLFIDHLPPTRKEFFKKQWKKRQKEEKK; via the coding sequence ATGGAAGTAAGGGTTTATCCGGATGGAATTTTAAGAAAAAAAGCAAAAGATGTTGAAAAAATAGATGATAGAATTGTAGATTTACTCAATCAAATGAGAGAGACGATGTATAAATTCAACGGCATAGGCCTGGCTGCAGAACAGGTAGGTCTTCAAGAGAAATTAGTGGTGATAGACCTAAGACCCGATGGAAAAAATCAGCCCATTGAACTAATAAATCCTGTTATTATAGCATCAGAAGGTATATTCGAAGAACATGAAGAGGGTTGTTTAAGTGTTCCTGGATATTACGACGTTGTAAAAGATAGAAAAAAATGGATAAAGGTAAAATATTTAGACAGAAACGAGAATGAGCAAATCCTTGAGACGGATGAATTTCTAAGTGTTGTGATTCAACATGAGATAGACCATCTAAATGGAAAACTATTCATAGACCATCTACCTCCAACGAGAAAGGAATTCTTCAAAAAGCAGTGGAAAAAAAGGCAAAAGGAAGAAAAAAAATGA